In the Clavelina lepadiformis chromosome 8, kaClaLepa1.1, whole genome shotgun sequence genome, one interval contains:
- the LOC143468242 gene encoding uncharacterized protein LOC143468242, whose translation MKDKMGSYHSSLNCEQFGLSFRGCFGFNQSTARYKAEDDGNVDKNNSPLCNERNYAQKETTSHVFAEDGHQRKKSSRKRSCPRDTCCTKPAEKDDYAYNVCTQSQSHTSQLNSTEKNTATTNSISSMVPSDTSDRPFSSNVESTRIDVCSLKHSSVKLDKTGKLCKNSVAKENTDTKVVLLQNKPSTSFPAEKKDEIFKNREAADSMCTNESKDIQADKSQVIQTKQQYSVDFICSNSSNGKDGPSSRFGIANSCTEFINATIKKECASGTCVPASTLPETNDDGINCFRSLVARETSRLSLSVTKWDSVLQENQCPTEVSDEIRSVIGQTRLVIAERFNQFVKLIDQAEGKSTMALENRPVLNSDLQGFWDMIYFQVEDVSSKFELLKKRKENGWNKTDSTSTASNIGTSSSNAIAKRQPKKVTKKSKGNEEDKKRRDAAKKRLAEARKALAQRNESKQNKRQSSSGQDGKTDLEPNQHQSTSNGSVNVKTESIVDVLSCAVAVGPANSDQTAISPSSLVH comes from the exons ATGAAGGACAAAATGGGGAGTTACCATTCATCACTAAATTGTGAGCAATTTGGTCTGTCATTTAGAGGTTGCTTTGGTTTCAACCAGTCCACTGCCCGGTATAAAGCAGAAGATGATGGCAATGTTGACAAAAACAATTCACCTTTGTGCAATGAAAGGAATTACGCTCAGAAAGAAACAACTAGTCATGTATTTGCGGAAGATGGTCACCAACGAAAAAAATCTTCAAGGAAAAGGTCATGTCCTAGAGATACATGTTGTACAAAACCAGCAGAAAAAGATGATTATGCCTATAATGTATGCACTCAGTCCCAATCTCATACCTCTCAG CTTAACTCTACAGAAAAAAACACTGCAACTACAAATTCCATTTCATCAATGGTTCCATCTGATACTTCGGACAGACCTTTCTCAAGTAATGTGGAATCAACAAGAATTGATGTTTGCAGTTTGAAACATTCATCTGTAAAGCTTGACAAAACTGGAAAACTTTGCAAGAACTCTGTGGCAAAGGAAAATACTGACACAAAAGTAGtattattacaaaacaaaccaTCAACCTCCTTTCCTGCTGAAAAAAaagatgaaatttttaaaaatcgtGAAGCAGCTGACTCCATGTGTACAAATGAATCTAAAGACATTCAAGCGGATAAAAGCCAAGTCATACAAACTAAACAACAATATAGTGTTGATTTTATATGTTCAAATTCTAGTAACGGCAAAGATGGTCCAAGTTCGAGGTTTGGTATTGCTAACTCGTGTACAGAGTTTATTAATGcaacaattaaaaaagaatGTGCTTCAGGAACCTGTGTGCCAG CTTCAACACTTCCAGAAACCAACGATGATGGTATAAACTGTTTTCGAAGTCTTGTTGCCAGGGAAACTTCAAGATTAAGTTTATCTGTCACTAAGTGGGATTCAGTTTTGCAAGAAAATCAGTGTCCAACTGAAG TTTCTGATGAAATTCGAAGTGTAATTGGCCAGACACGTTTGGTGATAGCAGAGCGATTTAATCAATTTGTGAAATTGATTGATCAAGCAGAAGGTAAAAGTACTATGGCCCTGGAGAATCGCCCAGTACTTAATTCAGATTTGCAGGGATTTTGGGACATGATATACTTTCAG GTTGAGGATGTGTCCAGCAAGTTTGAATTGCttaaaaagagaaaagaaaatgGATGGAATAAGACTGACTCCACATCAACAGCAAGTAACATTGGAACATCATCAAGTAATGCAATAGCCAAGCGGCAGCCTAAAAAG GTTACCAAGAAATCTAAAGGTAATGAAGAGGACAAAAAGCGTCGGGACGCTGCAAAGAAAAGACTCGCAGAAGCAAGAAAGGCCTTAGCCCAGCGcaatgaaagcaaacaaaacaaaaggcAATCATCGTCTGGTCAGGATGGTAAAACCGATTTGGAACCAAACCAGCATCAGAGCACCAGTAATGGTTCTGTTAATGTCAAAACAGAATCAATTGTTGACGTTTTATCATGTGCCGTTGCTGTTGGCCCTGCAAACTCTGATCAAACTGCTATTTCACCTTCTAGTTTAGTGCATTAA